One Parasphingorhabdus cellanae genomic region harbors:
- a CDS encoding nuclear transport factor 2 family protein: protein MPKLLMMMLMLLPVSVAAETTAPPSDHQQLVERYTAAFNARDVNAMAALMHPGIQWITISGDQSKVTTDGKERMVSEMESYFKSPTRISSSLGGWSVNGDYVTVIETASWSDSKGERQAQSATAVYQIADRLIRRVWYFPEQKTQ from the coding sequence ATGCCAAAGCTGTTGATGATGATGCTTATGCTGCTGCCGGTTTCGGTTGCTGCTGAGACAACCGCTCCACCGTCCGACCATCAGCAGCTGGTCGAAAGATATACAGCTGCGTTCAATGCCAGAGACGTTAACGCTATGGCCGCGCTGATGCATCCCGGCATTCAATGGATCACGATCAGCGGGGACCAGTCCAAGGTCACGACCGATGGAAAAGAGCGGATGGTCAGCGAGATGGAATCCTATTTCAAAAGCCCGACCCGCATTAGCAGCAGTCTCGGCGGCTGGTCGGTCAACGGAGATTATGTCACCGTGATCGAGACCGCATCCTGGTCGGACAGCAAGGGGGAGCGCCAGGCGCAGAGTGCCACTGCGGTCTACCAGATTGCAGATCGGTTGATCCGCCGGGTCTGGTATTTTCCGGAACAGAAAACGCAATAG
- a CDS encoding MFS transporter codes for MAVANGYYIHPLIAPVGNDFGVSGTLLGLVPALNQIALALGILLLLPLGDRINNRKLVITFVAGQFLALLAMATAQDFRLFVAASSLLGFATITPYLLPAYVTKRVRPDRIGHVTGIMTAGITVGLLGSRAGAGVLGHYFGWRSAYWVGTALTLLLLVILPLIMEKDEKLRDDNEPQQSYGALIASLWPIIRTMPDVLLAGLLQALSFGFFLALWLGIGLHVTSPQMGYGVDMVGYLALLAGTNVFIAPWSGRLADRIGAERARMLFAIAQLIGAILLIFAGNSLWILILPILFSNFGGASMDVANRTILFGRAPEIRTRLMTIYIVIMFVGGGLSSWLGTTAYAWGGWDAIVAISLIFSALIMGFSLLGLRLKPTT; via the coding sequence GTGGCAGTCGCGAATGGCTATTATATTCACCCGCTCATAGCCCCGGTTGGCAATGATTTTGGCGTGAGCGGAACTCTGTTGGGGCTGGTGCCCGCGTTAAATCAGATCGCGCTGGCCCTCGGCATTTTATTGCTGCTGCCGCTTGGCGATCGGATCAACAATCGCAAGCTGGTCATCACCTTTGTCGCCGGTCAGTTTCTGGCTTTGCTTGCCATGGCCACAGCACAGGATTTCCGATTGTTTGTGGCCGCATCCTCGTTGCTGGGTTTTGCGACCATCACACCCTATTTGCTGCCCGCCTATGTCACCAAGCGGGTGCGCCCCGACCGCATTGGCCATGTTACCGGGATCATGACCGCTGGTATCACTGTTGGATTGCTTGGCAGCCGCGCGGGCGCCGGCGTGCTGGGGCATTATTTTGGTTGGCGATCGGCTTATTGGGTCGGCACCGCGCTGACCCTGTTGCTGCTCGTCATCCTGCCGCTGATCATGGAGAAAGATGAGAAACTGCGTGACGATAACGAACCTCAGCAAAGCTATGGCGCGCTGATCGCGTCGCTTTGGCCGATCATCAGGACTATGCCGGACGTGCTGCTGGCCGGATTGCTGCAAGCCCTGTCCTTCGGATTTTTTCTGGCGCTATGGCTGGGTATCGGGCTGCATGTTACCAGCCCGCAGATGGGATATGGTGTCGATATGGTCGGCTATCTTGCGCTGCTCGCTGGAACCAATGTGTTTATTGCGCCTTGGTCGGGGCGATTGGCAGACCGGATCGGTGCGGAAAGGGCGCGTATGCTATTTGCCATCGCTCAGTTAATCGGCGCGATCCTGTTGATATTCGCTGGCAACAGCTTGTGGATATTGATCCTGCCAATCCTGTTCAGCAATTTCGGCGGCGCGTCGATGGATGTTGCCAATCGCACAATCCTGTTCGGCCGCGCCCCGGAAATTCGCACCCGCCTGATGACCATCTATATTGTCATCATGTTTGTCGGTGGCGGCCTGTCGAGTTGGCTTGGCACAACCGCCTATGCTTGGGGCGGATGGGACGCGATTGTCGCTATCTCACTGATCTTCTCAGCCTTGATCATGGGCTTTTCGCTCTTGGGTTTACGATTGAAGCCTACAACTTGA
- a CDS encoding DJ-1/PfpI family protein, with translation MTDTQKPFHIVFLLFNGITQLDFTGPAQFLARMPGAAVHTAAKHVQPVQTDSGFAMLPSTSLADCPQADLLCIPGGFGTRDVIQDEETLQFLRDQAAEAQYVTSVCTGSLALGAAGLLQGRRATSHWAYVSLLEKFGATYEAARVVKDGNVITAGGVTSGIDFALTVIAEIAGQSFAEAVQLGLEYDPHPPFDSGSPAVADPKLVTLLNDRTYGDVLKELQKVIDAS, from the coding sequence ATGACTGACACACAAAAGCCTTTCCACATTGTTTTTCTCTTATTCAACGGCATTACGCAGCTTGATTTTACCGGGCCAGCGCAATTTTTGGCGCGGATGCCGGGAGCGGCCGTGCATACGGCTGCAAAGCACGTCCAGCCTGTCCAGACCGACAGCGGCTTTGCAATGCTGCCGAGCACGAGCCTGGCCGATTGTCCGCAAGCCGATTTGCTCTGCATCCCGGGCGGCTTTGGCACGCGCGATGTGATACAAGATGAAGAGACGTTGCAGTTTCTGCGAGATCAGGCCGCGGAAGCGCAATATGTCACATCGGTGTGCACCGGATCCCTGGCCCTAGGCGCAGCAGGATTACTGCAAGGCAGGCGCGCGACCAGCCATTGGGCCTATGTTTCGTTACTGGAGAAATTCGGTGCAACTTATGAAGCGGCGCGTGTCGTCAAGGACGGCAATGTGATTACGGCGGGTGGGGTAACCTCTGGCATTGATTTCGCCCTGACCGTTATTGCGGAGATCGCCGGACAATCTTTTGCAGAGGCGGTACAGTTGGGACTGGAATATGATCCCCATCCGCCTTTTGACAGCGGCAGTCCTGCCGTTGCCGATCCCAAGCTAGTGACATTGCTGAATGATCGCACCTATGGCGATGTTCTGAAAGAGTTGCAAAAAGTGATCGACGCTAGCTAA
- a CDS encoding MATE family efflux transporter, which translates to MSDDPNNSKSSSKSAKLTNGSIVGHLVSQTAPMLLGIASIMSIGIIDAYFIGQLGAKELAAVSFIFPVTVALSSMGVGVIAAISSVVSRALGSGDEAKAQQLGNLGIALAIIFGLCIAVTLYLVKTPLFDLMQAEDDLLPLIQAYMTPYALGFPLLLTNMGMNGVLRGQGAAKRASTILFAFAATNWVLDPLLITGIGSFEGFGIEGAAYATIGGWAVGTGLGFVLVQSSAIKMNPACLTATDWRKGVVSLLRVGGPAAGSNAINPIGLSILTALLAGYGQDEVAGFGAAGRLQSLAVVPLLALSSSIGAVVGQNWGAGKAERARRALWLSGIFCILYGLLIATALVLASRWIGSFFTEKDAVLAAIETYLTIAAWGFGGYGLFIVANGAFNAIDRAGTALALSLSRVFLIMVPIALLSRTALAGDEWGASTIYAGELAANLLGGVISGFVAWRIFRQN; encoded by the coding sequence ATGTCGGACGATCCAAACAACAGCAAAAGCTCCAGCAAAAGCGCAAAACTGACCAACGGCTCAATAGTTGGACATCTGGTCTCGCAAACTGCGCCTATGCTGCTGGGCATTGCCAGCATCATGTCGATTGGCATTATCGATGCCTATTTTATTGGTCAGCTGGGCGCAAAGGAGCTGGCAGCGGTCAGCTTCATTTTTCCGGTCACCGTAGCGCTGTCCAGCATGGGCGTCGGTGTTATCGCTGCGATCAGCTCTGTTGTATCCCGCGCGCTTGGCAGTGGGGATGAGGCAAAAGCGCAGCAACTCGGCAATCTCGGCATTGCTCTGGCCATCATATTCGGCCTTTGCATTGCAGTGACCCTTTATCTGGTGAAGACACCGCTATTCGACCTGATGCAGGCGGAGGATGACCTCCTGCCGTTAATCCAGGCCTATATGACGCCCTATGCTCTCGGTTTTCCGCTGTTGCTGACCAATATGGGGATGAACGGCGTATTGCGTGGACAGGGCGCGGCGAAGCGCGCCTCGACGATATTATTCGCCTTTGCAGCAACCAATTGGGTGCTCGACCCGCTATTGATCACGGGCATCGGTTCGTTTGAAGGTTTCGGTATTGAAGGCGCGGCCTATGCCACGATTGGCGGGTGGGCAGTGGGAACCGGATTGGGGTTTGTGCTGGTTCAATCCAGTGCCATCAAGATGAACCCGGCCTGTTTGACGGCGACCGATTGGCGCAAAGGCGTGGTGTCTCTGTTGCGGGTGGGCGGACCGGCGGCGGGTTCCAATGCGATCAATCCCATAGGTCTTTCGATCCTGACCGCGCTGCTTGCCGGCTATGGTCAGGATGAGGTTGCCGGTTTTGGAGCCGCTGGACGCTTGCAAAGTCTGGCGGTGGTACCCTTGCTTGCCCTGTCGAGTTCGATCGGCGCGGTTGTTGGCCAAAACTGGGGAGCAGGCAAGGCGGAGCGGGCGCGACGTGCGCTTTGGCTATCGGGTATATTCTGTATCCTCTACGGATTGCTCATTGCTACAGCTTTAGTGTTGGCGAGCCGCTGGATTGGTTCCTTCTTTACCGAAAAAGATGCGGTGCTGGCGGCGATCGAAACTTATCTGACGATCGCGGCTTGGGGCTTCGGTGGCTATGGTTTGTTCATTGTCGCCAATGGCGCTTTCAATGCGATTGACAGGGCGGGAACGGCACTCGCTTTGTCGCTTAGCCGGGTTTTCCTGATCATGGTGCCGATTGCCTTGCTCAGCAGAACTGCGCTGGCTGGTGACGAATGGGGCGCGTCGACGATTTATGCCGGGGAATTGGCCGCCAATCTGTTAGGCGGCGTGATCAGTGGATTTGTCGCCTGGCGCATCTTTCGGCAAAATTGA
- a CDS encoding NADP-dependent oxidoreductase, protein MASNRFWQLNRRPVDDDVSGALSLETEAMPELADGQVLVKAVYLSMDAGTRMWMTEREDSYQPPLELGTKMVGLVLGHIAASRHAGFAEGDLVRGFGQWAEHAVIEPELSGLVKVDTGISDIKQHFGVLGFNGWTALWGLQETAGVEAGHNVLVSAAAGATGVLACQIAKILGANIYGLAGGPDKCRWLESQLGIAQAIDYKNDDIAAELAKVEGGIDAYFDNVGGPILDDVLPNMALYGRVALCGLLAQYKGDGRGQGPEHFDQILMKRLRVEGFFSPDFMDQGERLTQQLKEWLEQGRIDTPFDVTDGIENVLTAYDKLFTGGNIGKVLVRI, encoded by the coding sequence ATGGCGAGTAACCGATTTTGGCAGTTGAACAGACGCCCGGTAGACGACGACGTTTCCGGTGCGCTTTCGCTGGAAACTGAAGCCATGCCGGAACTGGCGGACGGTCAAGTGCTGGTGAAAGCCGTTTATCTTTCGATGGATGCTGGCACGCGCATGTGGATGACGGAGCGTGAGGATAGCTATCAGCCGCCGCTCGAACTCGGTACAAAAATGGTGGGACTGGTGCTCGGGCATATCGCTGCTTCCCGCCATGCCGGATTTGCCGAGGGCGATCTTGTGCGCGGTTTTGGTCAATGGGCGGAACATGCAGTGATTGAGCCGGAACTGTCTGGGTTGGTGAAGGTTGATACGGGTATCAGCGATATCAAACAGCATTTCGGTGTGCTTGGGTTTAACGGTTGGACGGCCCTTTGGGGCTTGCAGGAAACGGCCGGTGTTGAGGCAGGGCACAATGTTTTGGTCTCAGCGGCGGCAGGCGCGACCGGTGTGCTGGCTTGCCAGATTGCCAAGATATTGGGCGCCAATATTTATGGCCTGGCAGGCGGCCCGGACAAATGCCGTTGGCTGGAGAGCCAACTCGGGATCGCCCAAGCGATTGATTATAAGAATGACGACATCGCGGCAGAGTTGGCGAAAGTGGAAGGCGGGATTGATGCCTATTTCGATAATGTCGGCGGTCCGATCCTGGATGATGTGCTGCCCAATATGGCGCTCTATGGCCGGGTGGCTCTATGCGGATTGCTGGCTCAGTATAAGGGCGATGGACGCGGGCAGGGGCCGGAGCATTTCGACCAGATCCTGATGAAGCGCCTGCGCGTCGAAGGCTTTTTCTCGCCCGATTTCATGGATCAAGGAGAGCGACTTACGCAGCAGCTCAAGGAATGGCTGGAACAGGGACGGATCGATACGCCGTTTGATGTGACGGATGGAATCGAGAATGTGCTGACCGCCTATGACAAGCTGTTTACTGGCGGCAATATCGGCAAGGTACTCGTTCGTATTTGA
- a CDS encoding ABC transporter permease encodes MIGNMGQKVSGWLVNIAIAITALRTNLMRSILTTLGVMIGVFAVTLAVAVGSGAQVSVMQSINALGSNMALIFPQPDTGEGGRRSFDRGRLTMRDARAIEKQIGGIDDIAPQLRTNIQLVVAGRNASTNAVGTTPGYGKVSNLVAENGRFISEADVRSAARVVVLGPTVARKLFGDFDPVGETIRINRAPFNVIGVTESKGSSFGNDNDDIALMPISTMRQRFSGDSLAGPDDLQVLFVGFQDGISLPEAKREMTKLLRERYRVRGKDINPFTIRTTEEFMKESAQVTGIFQIVLVAIASISLLVGGIGIMNIMLVSVTERTREIGLRMALGAKRSDIRNQFLVEAAVLCVIGGAMGLILAIAGGTALTVYADFPVPIGVGVSIGAIIFSAVIGLLFGGYPAVRASRLSPIEALRSE; translated from the coding sequence ATGATCGGCAATATGGGACAAAAGGTTTCTGGCTGGCTGGTTAACATCGCAATCGCGATAACGGCGCTGCGCACGAATTTGATGCGCTCGATATTAACGACCTTGGGCGTGATGATCGGAGTTTTTGCTGTGACACTCGCTGTAGCAGTCGGCTCCGGTGCGCAGGTGTCGGTGATGCAGTCCATTAATGCGCTTGGTTCCAACATGGCACTCATCTTTCCGCAGCCCGATACAGGTGAAGGCGGGCGGCGTTCTTTTGACCGCGGTCGGCTGACGATGCGCGACGCGCGGGCAATCGAAAAACAGATTGGCGGAATTGATGACATCGCACCGCAACTGCGCACCAATATACAACTGGTCGTTGCCGGACGTAATGCTTCGACCAATGCTGTCGGCACTACACCCGGCTATGGAAAAGTATCCAATCTTGTCGCCGAGAACGGCCGCTTCATTAGCGAAGCCGATGTCCGGTCTGCCGCGCGCGTTGTGGTGCTTGGCCCAACGGTCGCGCGAAAACTATTCGGCGATTTTGATCCGGTCGGGGAAACCATCCGCATCAACCGCGCGCCGTTTAATGTCATAGGCGTCACCGAATCCAAGGGTTCCAGCTTTGGCAATGATAATGACGATATTGCACTGATGCCGATCAGCACGATGCGACAGCGGTTTTCCGGCGACTCGCTTGCTGGCCCGGATGACTTGCAGGTGCTGTTTGTCGGCTTTCAAGATGGGATATCGCTGCCAGAGGCGAAGCGCGAGATGACCAAATTGCTGCGCGAGCGCTATCGGGTGCGCGGCAAGGATATCAATCCCTTCACGATCCGCACGACCGAAGAATTTATGAAAGAATCGGCACAGGTGACCGGCATATTCCAAATCGTGCTGGTCGCTATCGCATCCATTTCGCTGCTGGTCGGCGGCATTGGCATCATGAATATCATGCTGGTCAGCGTTACCGAGCGTACGCGTGAAATCGGCCTGCGCATGGCGCTGGGCGCGAAACGCAGCGATATTCGTAACCAGTTTCTCGTCGAGGCAGCCGTGCTTTGCGTGATTGGCGGTGCGATGGGGTTGATACTGGCCATTGCGGGCGGAACAGCACTGACCGTTTATGCTGATTTTCCGGTCCCGATCGGGGTCGGGGTCAGCATTGGCGCGATTATATTTTCTGCTGTCATCGGATTGTTGTTCGGCGGTTACCCCGCCGTTCGCGCTTCACGCCTGTCGCCGATTGAAGCATTGCGCAGCGAGTAA
- a CDS encoding ABC transporter ATP-binding protein has translation MMALVETQDLVKNYEMGGETVRAVDGVSLSIDRGEYVAIMGASGSGKSTFMNMIGCLDIPTSGIVRIDGMATSDRDGDALAELRNQKIGFVFQQFNLLARTTALDNVAVPLIYAGLGGEDRRAKAQAKLEAMGLGDRLDHSPAKLSGGQQQRVAIARALVTEPLILLADEPTGALDSKTSEDIMEIFQSLNDQGITIIVVTHEAEIADHAKRRIEFRDGKVIEDIAVKKRRKVGA, from the coding sequence ATGATGGCGTTAGTCGAAACACAGGATCTGGTAAAAAATTATGAGATGGGCGGCGAAACGGTGCGCGCCGTGGACGGCGTTTCGCTGTCCATCGACCGCGGCGAATATGTAGCTATCATGGGTGCCAGCGGATCGGGCAAATCGACCTTCATGAACATGATCGGCTGTCTGGATATCCCTACATCCGGCATTGTGCGCATAGATGGCATGGCCACAAGCGACCGTGATGGCGATGCCCTGGCCGAGTTACGCAATCAGAAAATCGGCTTTGTCTTTCAGCAGTTTAACCTGCTTGCTCGCACGACCGCTCTCGACAATGTTGCGGTTCCGCTCATCTATGCCGGGCTTGGCGGCGAGGACCGCAGAGCAAAGGCGCAGGCGAAGCTCGAGGCCATGGGGCTGGGCGACCGGCTCGACCATAGTCCGGCCAAATTATCCGGCGGACAACAGCAACGCGTCGCTATTGCCCGGGCGCTGGTCACCGAACCGTTGATTTTGCTGGCCGACGAACCCACCGGCGCGCTCGATAGCAAGACGTCGGAAGATATAATGGAGATTTTCCAAAGCCTGAACGATCAAGGCATCACGATCATCGTGGTCACCCATGAGGCAGAAATTGCCGACCATGCCAAACGCCGGATCGAATTCCGTGACGGTAAGGTGATTGAGGATATCGCGGTCAAAAAACGGCGAAAGGTCGGCGCATGA